A genomic window from Cytobacillus suaedae includes:
- a CDS encoding YqxA family protein — protein MIKFMMKCFFITTILLFGVLLGMQQANDGMKKMRGHNDPSLQGAFHFSDDETGAVEASVLGRKVTSHDIDEKQRKLEQSGAFNFFSTLGKKLAEGVGVVFEKIFLILSSIISGLLEKI, from the coding sequence ATGATTAAATTCATGATGAAGTGTTTTTTTATTACAACAATTCTTTTATTCGGAGTCTTACTTGGAATGCAACAGGCTAATGATGGAATGAAGAAAATGAGGGGCCATAATGACCCTTCTCTTCAGGGAGCATTCCACTTTTCTGATGATGAGACAGGGGCTGTTGAAGCCTCTGTGTTGGGTAGAAAGGTAACAAGTCATGATATTGATGAAAAGCAGAGAAAATTAGAACAATCAGGTGCCTTTAACTTTTTTTCCACTTTGGGAAAAAAGTTAGCAGAGGGTGTAGGAGTGGTCTTTGAGAAAATCTTCCTTATTCTATCCAGCATTATTAGCGGACTGCTAGAAAAAATATAA
- the lepA gene encoding elongation factor 4, translated as MNREERLKRQTKIRNFSIIAHIDHGKSTLADRILEKTSALTQREMKDQLLDSMDLERERGITIKLNAVQLKYKAKDGEEYIFHLIDTPGHVDFTYEVSRSLAACEGAVLVVDAAQGIEAQTLANVYLALDNDLEILPIINKIDLPSADPERVRQEIEDVIGLDASEAVLASAKAGIGIEEILEQVVQKVPAPQGDPGGPLKALIFDSLYDAYRGVVAYIRVVEGTVKVGDKIRMMATGKEFEVAEVGVFTPKATMLKELTVGDVGFLTASIKNVGDTRVGDTITNAKNGATEALPGYRKLNPMVFCGLYPIDTAKYNDLREALEKLELNDAALQFEPETSQALGFGFRCGFLGLLHMEIIQERIEREFKIDLITTAPSVIYNVFLTDGTDQRVDNPNNMPDPQKIDRVEEPYVKATMMVPNDYVGAVMELCQGKRGNFIDMQYLDENRVRIVYEIPLAEIVYDFFDQLKSSTKGYASFDYELIGYKESKLVKMDILLNAEKVDALSFIVHRDSAYERGKIIVDKLKDLIPRQQFEVPIQAAVGQKIIARSTIKAMRKNVLAKCYGGDISRKRKLLDKQKEGKKRMKQVGSVEVPQEAFMAVLKMDDSK; from the coding sequence ATGAACAGAGAAGAAAGACTGAAAAGACAAACTAAAATTAGAAACTTTTCAATTATTGCCCACATAGATCATGGTAAATCGACGCTGGCAGACCGAATTCTAGAGAAAACATCTGCTTTAACACAACGTGAGATGAAAGACCAGTTGTTGGATTCTATGGACCTTGAACGTGAGAGAGGAATTACGATTAAGCTTAATGCCGTTCAGCTTAAATATAAAGCCAAGGACGGAGAAGAATATATCTTCCACTTAATTGATACCCCAGGCCACGTAGACTTCACATATGAGGTATCACGAAGTCTCGCAGCATGCGAAGGAGCGGTCCTAGTTGTTGATGCTGCACAAGGGATTGAAGCACAAACACTAGCAAACGTGTATTTAGCCTTGGATAATGACTTGGAAATTTTACCAATCATCAATAAAATTGACCTTCCAAGTGCGGATCCTGAACGTGTAAGACAAGAAATTGAGGATGTTATTGGGTTAGATGCATCAGAAGCTGTTTTAGCTTCTGCAAAAGCAGGGATTGGAATTGAAGAGATCCTTGAGCAGGTTGTACAAAAAGTTCCTGCACCACAGGGAGATCCGGGAGGACCATTAAAGGCGCTTATCTTTGATTCTCTTTACGATGCATATCGAGGGGTTGTTGCCTATATCCGTGTCGTCGAAGGAACTGTAAAGGTCGGCGATAAAATTAGAATGATGGCAACAGGAAAAGAATTCGAAGTGGCAGAGGTTGGTGTATTTACCCCGAAGGCTACAATGTTGAAAGAACTTACTGTTGGAGACGTAGGATTCCTTACTGCATCCATTAAGAATGTTGGAGACACACGTGTTGGTGATACAATCACAAATGCAAAAAATGGTGCAACAGAAGCACTTCCAGGTTATCGTAAGTTAAACCCAATGGTATTCTGTGGTCTGTATCCAATCGACACTGCCAAATATAATGATTTAAGAGAAGCGCTTGAAAAACTAGAATTAAATGATGCAGCTCTTCAGTTTGAACCTGAAACATCCCAAGCGTTAGGGTTTGGTTTCCGATGTGGTTTCCTTGGGCTACTTCACATGGAGATTATCCAAGAGCGTATTGAGCGTGAATTCAAGATTGACTTAATTACAACGGCACCAAGTGTTATTTACAATGTATTTTTAACAGATGGAACAGATCAACGAGTAGATAACCCGAATAATATGCCTGATCCGCAAAAAATTGATCGTGTTGAAGAACCATATGTAAAAGCGACAATGATGGTACCAAATGATTATGTTGGTGCTGTTATGGAATTATGTCAAGGGAAACGTGGTAACTTCATTGATATGCAATATCTTGATGAAAACCGAGTGAGAATTGTTTACGAAATTCCATTAGCTGAAATAGTGTACGATTTCTTTGATCAATTAAAATCAAGTACGAAGGGATATGCTTCCTTTGATTATGAATTAATTGGATATAAGGAGTCAAAACTTGTAAAAATGGATATTTTATTGAATGCTGAAAAAGTTGATGCATTATCATTCATTGTTCACCGCGATTCTGCATATGAGCGTGGGAAAATCATTGTTGACAAACTCAAAGATTTAATTCCGCGTCAACAATTCGAGGTGCCAATTCAAGCTGCTGTTGGACAAAAAATTATTGCTCGTTCCACAATTAAAGCTATGCGTAAAAACGTATTAGCTAAATGTTATGGTGGAGATATTTCTCGTAAACGTAAACTACTTGATAAGCAAAAAGAAGGTAAAAAGCGTATGAAACAAGTAGGTTCAGTAGAAGTACCTCAGGAAGCATTTATGGCGGTACTAAAAATGGATGATTCAAAATAA